In Candidatus Zixiibacteriota bacterium, the sequence GTGTGATCGATGCCACGCAGCTCGAGCGCGGCTTATACCTGCTGTTCCAGGTGATGCAGATCGGACGGCCCGTAGTCGTGGCGCTGAACATGATCGATCTCGCTCTCCGAAAAGGTCTGGTCATCGACACGAAAAAGCTCTCGACTCAACTCGGCGGCGTGCCGGTCGTCAATGTCATCGGCAGCCGTCGCGAAGGAATCGACGACCTCAAGGCCGCAATCGGCGAGGTCTCCGCCGCGCAGCATCAAAACGATGTGCGCTTCTACGATCGTGATGTGGAACAGGCGATAGACGACATAGCCGCTGGCGGCAATGACGGCTATTGCACCCGGGCCGAATACGTCCGGGTATTGTTCGATGTCGATGGCCCCGCGGAGAAGGCGTTTCTGGCCAATCACGACCCCAATTTGGTGCGGACGATTGAGGCGGGTCGCGCCCGCCTTCGCGATCGCTTCGGCACGCTGTCGGCAGCCGAAACGGCGCCGCTTACACAACGGGCGGCTGCCATTCGCGGCGAGGTAGTCAAAGCCGGCAAAGCCCGCAAGTCGCGCTCCGACCGAATCGATACGATCGTTCTGCATCCTGTCGTCGGCCCCGTGTTGTTGCTCTTGATCATGACATTGATGTTCCAGTCGGTGTTCAGCTGGGCCGAGCCGGTCATGAATCTGGTGGACGGCATGTTCGGGTGGCTTGCGAATCTCGTGGCCGGTTCCATGGACGATGGACCGCTGCGGTCTTTGCTTACCGACGGCATTATCGGTGGTGTTGGATCAGTCGTCATCTTCCTGCCGCAGATCGTCATTCTGTTTTTGTTCATTTCGCTGATCGAGGATTCCGGCTACATGCCCCGCGCCGCCTTTCTCGTCGACCGCCTGTTCGGCTGGTGCGGGTTGTCGGGAAAATCGTTCATCCCCATGTTGTCGTCGTTCGCCTGCGCCGTACCCGGCATTATGGCGACGCGAACGATCGAGGACCGGAAGCTGCGGCTGATAACCATCATGGTGTCGCCGCTGATGGCCTGCTCGGCGCGCCTGCCCGTCTACGCCATCATGATTGCCGCGTTCATCCCGCACCGCACGTATGCGGGCATCTTAAACTCACAGGGACTGGTGCTGACCAGTCTTTACCTGCTGGGGATTGTTGTGGCGGTCCTCGTCTCGTTTACGCTGAAGAAACTCGTGTTCCGTTCCGACCGGAGCTCTTTCGTCATGGAACTGCCGTCATACAAGGTTCCGACACCGGATTCGGTGCTTATTCGTGTGTACAACCGGGCGCGCTCTTTTCTCGTGCGGGCCGGGACGGTCATCGCAGCCATCACCATTATCGTCTGGGCCTTGAGCTACTATCCACGCTCGTCCTCGATTGTCGCCCAATATGAGGTCGCTCAAGCGGCTGCGGAGACTTCTCACGCCGATGAGCTTGCCCTACTCGAACCCCCGTTGCAGGAAGCGCTGGCGGCGCTTGAGCCGGTTCGACGCGCCGAATTCGCCGCTTTCATGAGCAGCCTCACCGAAACCGCATCGGATGCGGATGCCGCACGTGTTCGCGCCGCGTTTGACCCTCGGTCAGATGCCGAACAGCGCGCCGCCGATCTGGCTCTGCAGCGACACCTGCTTTCCATCGCACACGAGCTCCGGCTCAGCGAACTCGAACGCGAAATGGCGGGCGCCCTGCTCCGCCACTCGTACTTCGCCCGAGCCGGCAAAGCGCTTGAACCGATCTTCGTGCATCTCGGCTGGGACTGGAAAATTACCATGGCCGTGCTCGCGTCGTTCCCCGCGCGCGAGGTGATTATTGCCACGCTCGGGACAATCTACAATCTCGGAGGGGATGTCGACGAAAGCTCCGGATCGTTGGTTGACAAGATGCGGCGAGCGACATGGGAAGACGGCCCCCGCACGGGAGAACGGGTCTTTTCGCCGGCGGTAGCGCTGTCGGTAATGGTTTTCTTCGCCCTGTGTTGTCAGTGCGGCGCCACCGTGGTCACGATCCGCCAGGAAGCGGGAGGGTGGATTTATGCGGTCGCGACCTTTGCATACATGACTACGTTGGCGTTTGTGGGGGCCTTTGTCACCTACAACCTTTTTACCTGGCTGGGCTACTGATGGACATACTCTGGCAACAGATCACCACCGGTGTCCTCCTTGCCGGCGCCGCCCTTTATCTGGCATTCAGATTCATCAGGCGGCGCCGGGAAAAAGGATGCTGTCCCGGATGTAAGGTCGGCCGGATCGTCCGGCCTCAGGCAACCTTTGAAGAAAGAGATCGGCAGTCGCCTTCGCGTTGACACGTGCCGGCTCCCGAGCCTATATTCCCTGCGACTGATTGTCGCACTATGATTTACCGCTCAACCACATTTCTCGGGCAGTACCGGCCGCTCGATTCGTTTCTGCACCGGCTCGACGCCCGGGCTAAACTCGCCCCGGTCGTGCTGGTTATGATCCTCGCTCTGCTCACTGAGTCGTTTGTCTTCTACGGTGTCATCCTGGGAGTGCTGATCCTGTCTCTGATCGCATCCGGAGTCGGCCCCAACCGACTACTGGTCAGTTTTCGTCCGGTTCTGTTTATGGTTGCGGTGACAGCGCTGTATCATCTGCTTTTCTCCGAGCGTGCGAGCGAACCGCTGGCAAGCATACTGGGGTTTGCGGTGACTGAGGGTGGCGTTCGAATGGCGGCGTTTTTCTCCCTGAGACTGCTGATTTTCGTATCCATCGCGTTTCTGGTGACTCTTACCAGCTCCCCATCCGATCTGGCCGAAGCCCTCACGCGTCTGGCGCGACCGCTGACGGCCCTGAGGGTTCCGGTAAATGACCTGGGACTCGTGCTGTTCATGGCAATCAGGTTTGTCCCAATCCTGATGGACGAGTTTGCCGCCATCCGCAGCGCCCAGATGATTCGCGGCGTCGACTTCTCCGGCGGATTTTTCGCCCGGATCAGGAAAACCGGTTACCTGCTGGTTCCGGTATTTCTGGCGGCGCTGTCGCGTGCCGACGAGCTGGCGCTGGCCATGGAAGCGCGAGGTTACCGGGGTGGAGCCCGTCGCACGTTCTATTCGCATACCTCATTCGCTGCAATTGAACTCTTCTTCCTGATGACAAGCTGCGCCGGAATCATGGCTCTCTACCTGGGGACGAGATAGCCATGGTACGACGCAATATCAGACTCCTCATTGAATACAAGGGGACTTCGTTTGCCGGTTGGCAGATGCAGAAGGAACAGTCAACGGTGCAGGGAGCGATAACCGACGCGATAGTTCAGGTCACCGGCCAGCGAGTCGCGGTTACGGGCGCCGGACGAACCGATTCCGGCGTGCATGCCCTCGGTCAGGTCGCCAATTTCCATATCGAGCACCACCTCGATCCCGAACGGTACCGGGACGCTCTCAATTTTTACCTGCCCGATGACATCCGGATCAGGAAGTCGGATGAAGCCCCGGATGATTTCAACGCCCGGTTCAGCGCCAGTTTCCGACGGTACCGCTACCTGATCGGGCGCGAACGGTCAGCCCTCTACCGGGAGTACCGTTGGGAATTGCCGGAACGGCTGCGTTTCGAAGATCTGCAGGCAGCCGCGCGGATCGTTGCGGGAACTCATGATTTTACGCCGTTTTGTGTGATATCGTCCCGACAGGACAATGGCGATTGCACGATTTTGCACTCGCGATGGCATACGATCGGGCCCCTGCTGACATACGAAATCCGTGGTAACCGCTTCCTGCACAGCATGGTACGCTCGCTTGTGGGCGCCATGGTGAATATCGCCTCGGTGAATCGCGATAACCACCCCGCCAACTTGACTTTGACCTCCTTTGCGGATATCATTAACGTTCCTTCGGAAACCCGTATCCCTTTCACGGCCCCGGCACACGGTCTGTACCTGGTGGCTGTGGGATACTAGACACAGGACTAGGCCCCGATGAAGTTTTTTATCGACACGGCGAATATCGATGAAATCACCAGAGCCACCGCTATGGGCGTGCTCGATGGCGTGACCACCAACCCCTCGCTTGCTGCCCGGGAAGCCGCCCCGTACCGCGACATCCTGGCCGAAATCTGCCGCATCGTGCCGGGTCCGGTTTCTGCCGAGGTTATCGCCACTGACTACCAGGGAATGCTCAATGAGGCAGAGAAGCTGTGCAAGATCGCCGATAACATCGTGGTGAAAATCCCGACCATCGGTGAAGGGCTTCGCGCCATGAAGTCCCTGTCGGGTGATGGTATTGCCGTCAACGCGACCCTGGTATTCTCTGCGATGCAGGCGCTGCTCGTCGCGAAAGCGGGCGCGGCTTATGTCTCCCCGTTCGTGGGCCGGCTCGACGACATCTCCACCGACGGCATGCAACTAATTGAAGATATCATCACCATCTATCACCAGTACGACTACCAGACCGAAGTACTGGTTGCCTCCGTGCGACATCCAATGCACGTTCACCAGGCGGCCCTGATGGGTGCGGACGTGGTTACGATGCCGTTCAAAGTCATCGACCAGCTCATCAAACATCCGCTGACAGATATCGGCCTCGAGAAATTCCTCTCCGATTACAGGAAGGCCGGGAAGCGCTGATGATAGACCGCTACACTCTGCCGGACATGGCCGCGCTCTGGAGTGAACGGGCCAAGTTTGAAAGCTGGCTGGAAGTCGAGATCGAGGCCGCCCACGCGATGGCTGATGCCAGGATCATTCCGGTCAAAGCATACCAGTCGATCAGAAGAAAAGCGAAATTCGACATCGCTCGGATCGACGAAATCGAGGCCGAGGTTAATCACGATGTGATCGCGTTTTTGACCGCCGTATCGGAGCATGTTGGCGAAGATGCCAAGTATCTTCACTTCGGTCTGACGTCCTCCGACGTGGTCGACACGGCTCTGGCTCTCCGCATGAAACGCGCCGCTGCCATAATCGACAGGAAAATCGCCGAAGCGCTCAAAGAGATCAAACGTCTTGCGTTTAAGTACCGCCTAACTCCCTGTATCGGCCGCACTCACGGCGTGCTGGCGGAACCCACGACGGCTGGGCTGAAATTTGCCCTGTGGTACAGTGACCTGACCCGGGCCCGCGACCGATTCGCACGGGCAGCCCAATCGATGGCGGTAGGCAAGCTCTCCGGCGCCGTCGGCAATTTCGCGAATCTCGACCTTTCGATCGAACGGGCTGTGTGCAAGCGCCTCGGACTGGCGCCGGCTGACATCTCTACCCAGGTGCTGCAGCGCGACCGTCATGCCGAATTCGTCGCGGCGCTTGCCATTCTCGCCTCCACGCTCGAAAAATCCACGACCGAAATCCGCAATCTGCAGCGACCCGAAATAGGGGAAATGTCCGAAGGGTTCGCCAAGTCGCAGAAGGGCTCTTCGGCTATGCCGCACAAGCGCAACCCAATCACCTGCGAACGCATCTCCGGTATTGCCCGGCTGGTGCGGGGGTATGCGTTGACGGCAATGGAGAATATCGCGCTGTGGCACGAACGGGATATCACGCATTCCTCGGTCGAGCGAGTGATTATCCCCGATGCCACGACTATTGTCGACTATGCCCTAAAAAAATTCATCGACGTGCTCAAGGGTTTGGTCGTAAATGAAGAACGGATGATGCGGAATATCTACTTTGGCGGTGGGCTCGTATTTTCTCAGAAACTGCTGCTGAAGCTGGCCGGGCCGGTCGGCTCGCGCGACACCGCATATCGCATGGTCCAGCGCAATGCCCTTGCCGCGGCCGAAGGGCACGGATTGTTCAACGAGCTTGTTAAAAAAGATACGGATATCAGGGCGCACCTGTCGACTGCCGAAATCGACGCGTGTTTCGATCTGAAGCAATACACGAGGAATGTGCCAAAAATCTTCAAGCGAGTGTTCAAAGGATGATTGCGCGCGAAGGTCTGCTCCTCATTTTTATCGGGCTGGTCGCCACCGGCATCTGTGTTTTGCTGGCTTCCCGCTTTGACAGCCGATCGCTGTTCGTCGGAAGCCTTCTGCTTGGCGTCTTGACGTTGTTCACTACCTTTTTCTTTCGCGATCCGCACCGGCCGATCCCTGCCGGCCCGGGACTGTTGGTGTCACCCGCCGACGGAAAGATCGTGGCGATTGACCGGCTGGTCGACCATCCGGTCATCGGCGGCCCGGCCATCAAGATCTCCATCTTCCTGTCGGTATTTGATGTCCACGTAAACCGGGTGCCGATATCCGGGGTCATCGACTACGTCAAGTATAACCCGGGGGAATTTCTGGCCGCCTACGAGGACAAAGCGTCCCAGGTCAACGAACAGACTGAAATTGGCATGACCGCGGCCGACGGCCGCCGGGTCGTCTATAAGCAGATCGCCGGAATCATTGCGCGCCGGATCGTCTGCCGCCTCTCGCCGGGCGACCGCGTTGAGGCCGGAGATCGATTCGGACTGATTCGATTTGGCTCGCGCACTGACCTCATTATCCCGGCTGACAGCCGCATCGACGTTTCTATGGGCGACCGCGTAAAAGGCGGTCAGTCCGTGATCGGCTGTCTGGGAGTCAACGAGACGGGCAGCGCGGCCGAAAAGCTGCGGGAGCGCCGCGATGCAGGTTAACAGAGAGATGTTCCCCGGCATCTTTACGATGGGGAACGTCGTGTGCGGCTTTTTCGCGATACTCTCGGCGTTTGACGGCAAAATCACGACGGCGTGCTGGTTCGTCCTGCTG encodes:
- the purB gene encoding adenylosuccinate lyase, which gives rise to MIDRYTLPDMAALWSERAKFESWLEVEIEAAHAMADARIIPVKAYQSIRRKAKFDIARIDEIEAEVNHDVIAFLTAVSEHVGEDAKYLHFGLTSSDVVDTALALRMKRAAAIIDRKIAEALKEIKRLAFKYRLTPCIGRTHGVLAEPTTAGLKFALWYSDLTRARDRFARAAQSMAVGKLSGAVGNFANLDLSIERAVCKRLGLAPADISTQVLQRDRHAEFVAALAILASTLEKSTTEIRNLQRPEIGEMSEGFAKSQKGSSAMPHKRNPITCERISGIARLVRGYALTAMENIALWHERDITHSSVERVIIPDATTIVDYALKKFIDVLKGLVVNEERMMRNIYFGGGLVFSQKLLLKLAGPVGSRDTAYRMVQRNALAAAEGHGLFNELVKKDTDIRAHLSTAEIDACFDLKQYTRNVPKIFKRVFKG
- the truA gene encoding tRNA pseudouridine(38-40) synthase TruA — protein: MVRRNIRLLIEYKGTSFAGWQMQKEQSTVQGAITDAIVQVTGQRVAVTGAGRTDSGVHALGQVANFHIEHHLDPERYRDALNFYLPDDIRIRKSDEAPDDFNARFSASFRRYRYLIGRERSALYREYRWELPERLRFEDLQAAARIVAGTHDFTPFCVISSRQDNGDCTILHSRWHTIGPLLTYEIRGNRFLHSMVRSLVGAMVNIASVNRDNHPANLTLTSFADIINVPSETRIPFTAPAHGLYLVAVGY
- a CDS encoding energy-coupling factor transporter transmembrane component T, translated to MIYRSTTFLGQYRPLDSFLHRLDARAKLAPVVLVMILALLTESFVFYGVILGVLILSLIASGVGPNRLLVSFRPVLFMVAVTALYHLLFSERASEPLASILGFAVTEGGVRMAAFFSLRLLIFVSIAFLVTLTSSPSDLAEALTRLARPLTALRVPVNDLGLVLFMAIRFVPILMDEFAAIRSAQMIRGVDFSGGFFARIRKTGYLLVPVFLAALSRADELALAMEARGYRGGARRTFYSHTSFAAIELFFLMTSCAGIMALYLGTR
- the feoB gene encoding ferrous iron transport protein B, giving the protein MLQPARSTASRTTTVAICGNPNCGKTTIFNAITGLRQRVGNYPGVTVEKVSGDFRLDRFPDKTFCLLDIPGSYSLAAFSPDEYIAARALFGAIDGEPAPDVIVCVIDATQLERGLYLLFQVMQIGRPVVVALNMIDLALRKGLVIDTKKLSTQLGGVPVVNVIGSRREGIDDLKAAIGEVSAAQHQNDVRFYDRDVEQAIDDIAAGGNDGYCTRAEYVRVLFDVDGPAEKAFLANHDPNLVRTIEAGRARLRDRFGTLSAAETAPLTQRAAAIRGEVVKAGKARKSRSDRIDTIVLHPVVGPVLLLLIMTLMFQSVFSWAEPVMNLVDGMFGWLANLVAGSMDDGPLRSLLTDGIIGGVGSVVIFLPQIVILFLFISLIEDSGYMPRAAFLVDRLFGWCGLSGKSFIPMLSSFACAVPGIMATRTIEDRKLRLITIMVSPLMACSARLPVYAIMIAAFIPHRTYAGILNSQGLVLTSLYLLGIVVAVLVSFTLKKLVFRSDRSSFVMELPSYKVPTPDSVLIRVYNRARSFLVRAGTVIAAITIIVWALSYYPRSSSIVAQYEVAQAAAETSHADELALLEPPLQEALAALEPVRRAEFAAFMSSLTETASDADAARVRAAFDPRSDAEQRAADLALQRHLLSIAHELRLSELEREMAGALLRHSYFARAGKALEPIFVHLGWDWKITMAVLASFPAREVIIATLGTIYNLGGDVDESSGSLVDKMRRATWEDGPRTGERVFSPAVALSVMVFFALCCQCGATVVTIRQEAGGWIYAVATFAYMTTLAFVGAFVTYNLFTWLGY
- a CDS encoding phosphatidylserine decarboxylase family protein; this translates as MIAREGLLLIFIGLVATGICVLLASRFDSRSLFVGSLLLGVLTLFTTFFFRDPHRPIPAGPGLLVSPADGKIVAIDRLVDHPVIGGPAIKISIFLSVFDVHVNRVPISGVIDYVKYNPGEFLAAYEDKASQVNEQTEIGMTAADGRRVVYKQIAGIIARRIVCRLSPGDRVEAGDRFGLIRFGSRTDLIIPADSRIDVSMGDRVKGGQSVIGCLGVNETGSAAEKLRERRDAG
- the fsa gene encoding fructose-6-phosphate aldolase, with amino-acid sequence MKFFIDTANIDEITRATAMGVLDGVTTNPSLAAREAAPYRDILAEICRIVPGPVSAEVIATDYQGMLNEAEKLCKIADNIVVKIPTIGEGLRAMKSLSGDGIAVNATLVFSAMQALLVAKAGAAYVSPFVGRLDDISTDGMQLIEDIITIYHQYDYQTEVLVASVRHPMHVHQAALMGADVVTMPFKVIDQLIKHPLTDIGLEKFLSDYRKAGKR